One genomic region from Yersinia canariae encodes:
- a CDS encoding TIGR03752 family integrating conjugative element protein: MQIKSNTLLKVLVPVVLFIAIAIGVKSCGSGTPPVSSTVKTNTVADLTDEELQILGIEGDTPEDTLRTLVARLKVIQDKQASLERQNVTLSEENATLKEGGVNVDNRIRDAVNVAKQEEVQARQKLQAEQQRLATLIENLKGMGGQSGQTPSAGSSASGQGQQGDLPIGLGLEGSDGATGTVSGGVMWIEPQDAVQLDRNGKPVIGAAAVGTAAGTGSFQFPSSFASLDDNAISRQKADLDRAAKNQQAIEEATPVYTLPENSTLIGSRGMTALLGRVPIDGKVTDPYPFKVLIGKENLTANGIELPDVEGAIVSGTATGDWVLSCVRGEVHSITFVFTDGTVRTVPSPAKSSDGSNGKSNGGSIGWLSDENGVPCLSGERKSNASTYLPTLFALSGAGAAADAMANSQTTTSVDGTTVTSTLTGSAGQAALGKALSGGTNELADWVKARYGQMFDAVYVPPGAQVAVHITRQIPIDYEEQGRKVRYDFDIRQQHALD; the protein is encoded by the coding sequence ATGCAAATTAAATCCAATACCCTGCTGAAAGTCCTGGTGCCGGTGGTGCTGTTTATTGCCATCGCCATTGGGGTGAAATCCTGTGGTTCAGGTACCCCACCGGTCTCATCGACCGTCAAAACGAATACGGTGGCTGACCTGACCGATGAGGAGCTGCAGATCCTCGGTATCGAGGGGGATACCCCGGAAGATACCCTGCGAACCCTGGTGGCACGTCTGAAGGTTATCCAGGACAAGCAGGCCAGTCTGGAGCGGCAGAATGTCACGCTGTCGGAAGAGAACGCCACCCTCAAAGAAGGCGGAGTGAATGTGGATAACCGCATTCGTGATGCGGTCAATGTGGCGAAGCAGGAAGAGGTGCAGGCCCGGCAGAAACTTCAGGCGGAGCAGCAGCGCCTGGCAACGCTGATTGAAAATCTGAAGGGGATGGGCGGTCAGTCAGGTCAGACGCCGTCTGCCGGTTCATCCGCATCAGGGCAGGGACAGCAGGGTGATTTGCCGATTGGGCTGGGCCTGGAGGGCAGTGACGGGGCAACGGGCACTGTGAGTGGCGGCGTGATGTGGATTGAGCCACAGGACGCCGTGCAGCTTGACCGCAACGGTAAACCGGTCATCGGGGCCGCTGCCGTGGGCACGGCGGCAGGCACCGGCAGTTTCCAGTTCCCGAGTTCCTTTGCCAGCCTGGATGATAACGCTATTTCGCGCCAGAAAGCCGATTTGGACCGGGCGGCGAAAAATCAGCAGGCCATCGAGGAAGCGACACCGGTGTACACACTGCCGGAGAACTCGACGCTGATTGGTAGCCGTGGCATGACAGCGCTGCTGGGCCGGGTGCCGATTGATGGGAAAGTCACCGATCCGTACCCGTTTAAAGTGCTTATCGGCAAAGAGAACCTGACCGCCAACGGTATCGAGCTGCCGGACGTGGAAGGGGCGATTGTCTCCGGCACCGCCACCGGCGATTGGGTATTGTCCTGTGTCCGGGGCGAAGTGCATTCCATTACCTTTGTCTTTACCGATGGCACCGTGCGTACCGTGCCGTCTCCGGCCAAATCCAGCGACGGCAGCAACGGCAAATCGAACGGCGGCAGTATTGGCTGGTTGTCCGATGAGAACGGGGTGCCGTGTCTGTCCGGGGAGCGCAAATCCAACGCCTCGACGTACCTGCCGACTCTGTTCGCGTTGTCGGGGGCCGGTGCAGCGGCGGATGCGATGGCCAACAGCCAGACGACCACCTCAGTGGACGGTACCACGGTGACCAGTACGCTGACCGGCAGTGCCGGGCAGGCGGCGTTGGGTAAAGCGCTGTCGGGTGGCACCAACGAGCTGGCTGATTGGGTGAAAGCGCGTTACGGCCAGATGTTTGACGCCGTGTATGTCCCACCGGGTGCCCAGGTGGCCGTGCATATTACCCGCCAAATCCCGATTGACTATGAAGAACAGGGCCGCAAGGTTCGGTACGATTTTGATATCCGCCAGCAGCATGCGCTGGATTGA
- a CDS encoding ParA family protein: protein MSIYAIWNNKGGVGKSYLTFQLASEYARQNPQKKVLVVDLCPQANSSSMLLGGMIEGENQLTRIHTQQPKRTISGYIDERIRSPYVSPNSGANYITQVFPLNRRIPNNVYLVVGDEQLETQSSRVSSAANPGPQDAWRSVHLWIRDLIDDIRISWNNEDCCVFVDCNPSFSIYTELALSASDRLLIPFSADGSSKRAVKAILSLVYGVQRHAGEPLSEFVIESRRWRMQAPLIYMYVGNRLTQMNSSSASAFRTVVSEIGEEIWSVWQNSPQVFCVHPNGAATPGNKRAFKAMFQYEVSDANSASVVSGALGIPIASLTAGQKDVAGRSITVNQSQLDKQVPNVRDLAMNIE from the coding sequence ATGTCTATTTACGCAATTTGGAACAACAAAGGCGGTGTTGGGAAGAGCTATCTGACATTCCAGTTAGCTTCCGAGTACGCCAGACAGAACCCACAGAAAAAAGTGCTTGTTGTGGATCTTTGTCCTCAAGCCAATTCTTCATCTATGTTGTTAGGAGGAATGATTGAAGGGGAAAATCAGCTCACCAGAATTCATACGCAGCAACCTAAAAGAACTATCTCCGGCTACATTGATGAAAGAATAAGAAGCCCATATGTGTCTCCAAATTCTGGGGCAAATTATATTACTCAAGTATTTCCCCTAAATAGACGCATTCCAAATAACGTCTACTTAGTTGTTGGTGATGAGCAACTAGAAACACAGTCATCCCGAGTTTCTAGTGCTGCCAACCCAGGACCACAGGATGCTTGGAGAAGCGTTCATTTATGGATTCGTGACCTAATTGATGATATTAGGATTTCATGGAATAATGAGGATTGCTGTGTTTTTGTTGATTGCAATCCAAGCTTTTCTATTTATACAGAATTAGCATTGTCAGCATCTGACAGATTACTTATTCCTTTCTCTGCCGATGGTTCGTCTAAGCGTGCTGTAAAAGCTATATTATCGCTAGTTTATGGTGTACAACGCCACGCTGGTGAACCTCTCTCTGAATTTGTTATAGAATCAAGACGTTGGAGGATGCAAGCGCCTCTCATATATATGTATGTCGGTAATAGACTTACACAAATGAATAGCTCATCTGCCTCAGCGTTTAGAACCGTTGTAAGCGAAATAGGAGAAGAGATCTGGAGTGTTTGGCAAAACAGCCCTCAAGTATTCTGTGTTCACCCAAATGGTGCTGCTACGCCAGGCAATAAGCGAGCTTTCAAAGCTATGTTCCAATATGAAGTTAGTGATGCAAACTCAGCATCCGTAGTTTCTGGTGCGTTAGGAATACCGATAGCATCCCTTACTGCTGGACAAAAAGATGTAGCGGGCAGAAGCATAACAGTGAATCAATCACAATTAGACAAACAAGTTCCAAATGTTCGAGATCTCGCTATGAATATTGAATAA
- a CDS encoding helix-turn-helix domain-containing protein, which yields MKELDSENRKLFNPSRLRLARIRRKMTLKELAEATGLSSRIIIEYEKEYCLYAPTDATISAYVNALKYPESFFFGDDIESINPNTVSFRSLRKTKAAEQHAAIGVGGLGVMVSNYFDEKFKLPAVDVPDMRGSEPETAAESLREAWGLGKKSIGNVIHLLEKHGAKVFFLAEDTADIDAFSFWKDGIPYVFLNTKKTGERSRFDAAHELGHLVLHRHGIPQGQDVEKEADSFASCFLMPKENILAAKLAFPTLDKIIQLKANWRVSAMALIVRMRNAGALSDWQYNSLMRDASVKGYRTGEPGGIERERSLIIEKVIENLSLDGISMAVIANTLNIPIDELSNLLFGVSIVQGSGGQSSKSKAALRLV from the coding sequence ATGAAAGAATTAGATTCCGAGAATAGAAAATTATTTAATCCTTCCAGGCTGCGTTTAGCTAGGATCAGGAGGAAGATGACCCTGAAAGAGTTAGCTGAGGCTACAGGGTTGTCTTCACGTATTATTATTGAGTATGAAAAGGAGTATTGTTTGTATGCTCCAACTGACGCAACCATTTCAGCCTATGTTAATGCGCTTAAGTACCCGGAATCTTTCTTTTTTGGCGATGATATTGAAAGCATAAACCCCAACACAGTTTCCTTCCGTTCACTTAGGAAAACTAAAGCAGCGGAGCAGCATGCTGCAATAGGTGTCGGTGGACTTGGTGTCATGGTTAGTAACTATTTTGATGAAAAATTCAAGTTACCTGCAGTTGATGTTCCAGATATGAGAGGGAGTGAGCCAGAGACAGCCGCTGAGTCTTTAAGAGAAGCATGGGGACTTGGGAAGAAAAGTATAGGAAATGTGATACATCTCCTTGAAAAACATGGGGCTAAAGTCTTTTTCCTTGCAGAGGACACCGCTGATATAGATGCCTTTTCTTTTTGGAAAGACGGTATTCCGTATGTGTTTCTGAATACAAAAAAGACAGGTGAAAGAAGTAGGTTTGACGCTGCACATGAATTGGGTCATTTGGTCTTGCATAGGCATGGAATACCTCAGGGACAGGATGTTGAGAAGGAAGCAGACTCCTTCGCATCGTGCTTCTTAATGCCTAAAGAAAATATACTAGCGGCAAAACTTGCATTTCCTACATTAGATAAAATAATTCAGCTTAAAGCTAATTGGCGTGTATCTGCTATGGCCTTGATCGTTCGAATGAGAAATGCAGGCGCATTAAGTGACTGGCAATATAATAGTTTGATGAGAGATGCCTCTGTAAAAGGTTATAGAACAGGAGAGCCTGGTGGGATTGAGCGGGAGCGTTCACTGATTATAGAGAAGGTTATAGAAAACCTGAGTTTAGATGGAATTTCTATGGCGGTGATAGCTAACACCCTAAATATTCCTATAGATGAACTTTCAAATTTATTATTTGGCGTATCTATAGTTCAGGGATCTGGAGGGCAGTCCTCAAAAAGCAAAGCTGCCTTACGACTAGTCTAG
- a CDS encoding RAQPRD family integrative conjugative element protein, whose translation MHIAPLRALCLAGSLFTALSVQASEKDELALVMKQLDQVQASLERARVMAVQDGQSGRFHFDYLRATQDVNTMRRGIEFYLEPSRAQPTTSSVSGQYRQERR comes from the coding sequence ATGCACATAGCACCGCTGCGGGCGTTGTGTCTCGCAGGCAGTCTGTTCACCGCACTGTCCGTCCAGGCCAGTGAGAAAGACGAATTGGCCCTGGTCATGAAGCAGTTGGATCAGGTGCAGGCCAGCCTAGAGCGCGCCCGTGTGATGGCGGTTCAGGACGGTCAGTCCGGGCGTTTTCATTTTGACTATCTGCGGGCCACGCAGGACGTCAACACGATGCGCAGGGGGATTGAGTTTTACCTCGAACCTTCCCGTGCTCAACCCACCACATCGTCAGTCTCCGGGCAATATCGCCAGGAGCGTCGGTAA
- a CDS encoding TIGR03750 family conjugal transfer protein, which yields MATISFLPDRLNAEPIVFKGFTTPELFMTAGLSVLGGLVVAIPFAPFIGWLAFPTVSLLMPLFTVFFGGKLMARFKRGKPENYLYRRVELWLSRQRMGNPHLIHRNQTWALRRSTPVIRQFQEEFDE from the coding sequence ATGGCGACCATCTCGTTTTTGCCTGACAGGCTCAATGCCGAGCCTATCGTGTTCAAAGGCTTTACTACGCCGGAGCTGTTTATGACAGCGGGGTTGAGCGTACTGGGCGGCCTGGTGGTCGCCATACCCTTTGCGCCGTTCATCGGCTGGCTGGCTTTTCCTACTGTCAGCTTATTGATGCCGCTGTTTACGGTGTTCTTCGGCGGCAAGCTGATGGCCCGCTTCAAGCGCGGTAAACCGGAGAACTATCTGTACCGGCGTGTTGAGCTGTGGCTGAGCCGTCAGCGGATGGGCAATCCCCACTTGATACACCGTAACCAGACCTGGGCATTGCGCCGTTCAACGCCGGTCATTCGCCAGTTCCAGGAGGAATTTGATGAGTAA
- a CDS encoding TIGR03749 family integrating conjugative element protein: MRIKHHYLPLCLALLGTVGILGAPLPVEAVELMKWERIPLQVPLTVGQERIVFVNKNVRVGFPPELNGKLRVQSTGGAVYLQASSAFATTRLQLQDVENGELILLDITALEGKQVREPVSLVYQGDVSSATGSDNTSVSAEETATTQGKGQISAKDNTPRITTPLPIALTRYAAQRLYAPLRTIEALPGVHAISHGLSSNITSLLPSEPVTVRPLAAWGVQGVNVVALKLTNQRSGKVVLDPRRLQGTFHSATFQHRWLGAAGTPEDTTLLYLVMQGRPDAAFLPEPVAPAVKGKARTSSRGQTHAN; encoded by the coding sequence ATGCGTATAAAACATCATTATCTGCCGCTGTGCCTGGCGTTGCTGGGTACGGTAGGCATACTGGGTGCCCCTCTGCCGGTCGAGGCGGTAGAACTGATGAAGTGGGAGCGTATTCCACTGCAGGTGCCACTGACCGTGGGGCAGGAACGCATTGTGTTTGTAAACAAGAATGTGCGTGTGGGTTTCCCTCCCGAGTTGAACGGTAAGCTGCGGGTACAGAGCACCGGCGGTGCCGTGTACCTGCAGGCGAGCAGCGCCTTTGCCACCACTCGACTGCAACTGCAGGACGTGGAAAACGGCGAGCTTATCCTGCTGGATATCACTGCCCTGGAGGGCAAGCAGGTGCGTGAGCCGGTGAGCCTGGTCTATCAGGGTGACGTTTCCAGTGCGACCGGCAGTGATAACACCTCGGTCAGTGCAGAAGAGACGGCCACAACCCAGGGTAAGGGCCAGATCTCTGCCAAAGACAACACCCCGCGTATTACGACGCCCCTGCCGATTGCCCTGACGCGTTATGCGGCACAACGTCTGTATGCCCCCTTGCGTACGATTGAAGCGTTGCCGGGGGTACACGCCATTTCGCACGGTCTGTCATCGAACATCACTTCTCTGCTGCCTTCCGAGCCGGTCACGGTGCGCCCACTGGCGGCCTGGGGTGTTCAGGGGGTCAACGTGGTAGCCCTGAAGCTGACCAATCAGCGGTCGGGGAAAGTGGTACTTGACCCGCGTCGTTTGCAGGGCACCTTCCATTCGGCGACCTTCCAGCATCGCTGGCTGGGTGCTGCCGGTACACCGGAAGACACCACCCTGCTGTACCTGGTGATGCAGGGACGCCCGGACGCGGCATTTCTGCCAGAGCCGGTGGCCCCTGCCGTGAAGGGCAAGGCGCGAACCTCATCAAGAGGGCAGACTCATGCAAATTAA
- a CDS encoding TIGR03758 family integrating conjugative element protein translates to MNETQTAAFKAAAGNVEPAVLNLLFIGSLIAVLTLWAGWGFVHVYRGYAAGNIKGAAVQRFVVRVVILLLVSLYLFAS, encoded by the coding sequence ATGAATGAAACACAGACCGCCGCGTTTAAAGCCGCTGCTGGCAACGTCGAGCCCGCCGTCCTGAACCTGCTGTTTATCGGTTCATTGATAGCGGTATTGACGCTGTGGGCAGGGTGGGGATTTGTTCACGTCTATCGGGGCTATGCGGCAGGCAACATCAAAGGGGCTGCCGTTCAACGCTTCGTGGTGCGTGTCGTCATCTTGCTGTTGGTCAGTCTGTATTTGTTCGCCAGTTAA
- a CDS encoding TIGR03745 family integrating conjugative element membrane protein — MNLQSLLSSSRRVAQRVRQSTLLLALTAVTSAQAALPTVEGPKSSTDSSFYGQISGYVNDGIVLGGLILAAVALLVVANAIIATFAEVQQGKSTWAKFGMLVVVGIVLVVAVIWLATKAATVIVG; from the coding sequence ATGAATCTGCAGTCTCTTCTCTCTTCCTCCCGCCGTGTCGCACAGCGTGTCCGTCAGTCCACCCTGCTGCTGGCGTTAACGGCAGTCACGTCCGCCCAGGCAGCTTTACCGACCGTGGAAGGCCCAAAATCCAGCACCGACAGTTCATTCTACGGCCAGATTTCTGGCTATGTGAATGACGGCATCGTGCTGGGTGGCTTAATTCTGGCGGCTGTGGCGCTGCTGGTTGTGGCGAACGCCATTATTGCCACCTTTGCTGAAGTGCAGCAGGGAAAATCCACTTGGGCCAAATTCGGTATGTTGGTCGTGGTCGGTATCGTGCTTGTGGTCGCTGTCATCTGGCTGGCAACCAAAGCGGCCACGGTCATCGTAGGCTAA
- a CDS encoding PFL_4703 family integrating conjugative element protein: MSKYRSAVNARDRHISTLRGACGVLMVLLMIALAGWMLSPRNLTVHNPPDLRSGSTRAWWEVHPSTVYSFAFYIFQQLNSWPKDGNTDYPYRISTLSAYLTPTCEEWLNKDAKQRSSAGELRERVRGISEVPGRGYKDDSVTVVSRDSWIVRLDLVADEYYHTEPVKRALVRYPLKIVRWDQNPEANPFGLALDCYADIPQRLEAAPVAPVEKKGLF; the protein is encoded by the coding sequence ATGAGTAAGTACAGAAGTGCGGTCAATGCGCGTGACCGCCATATTTCAACCCTGCGTGGAGCCTGCGGGGTGTTGATGGTTCTGCTGATGATAGCCCTTGCTGGCTGGATGTTGTCACCGCGCAACCTGACCGTTCATAACCCGCCCGATCTGCGCTCGGGCTCGACCCGCGCCTGGTGGGAGGTTCACCCGTCCACCGTCTACAGCTTTGCCTTTTACATCTTCCAGCAACTTAACTCTTGGCCGAAAGACGGCAATACCGACTACCCGTACCGTATCAGCACTCTCTCTGCCTACCTGACGCCGACCTGTGAAGAGTGGCTGAACAAGGATGCAAAACAGCGTTCGTCCGCCGGGGAGTTACGGGAGCGCGTCCGGGGGATCTCGGAAGTACCGGGACGCGGTTACAAGGATGACAGCGTGACAGTAGTGAGCCGCGATAGCTGGATTGTGCGCCTGGATCTGGTGGCCGATGAGTATTACCACACCGAACCGGTCAAACGCGCACTGGTGCGCTACCCGCTGAAGATTGTGCGCTGGGATCAGAACCCGGAAGCCAATCCGTTTGGTCTGGCACTTGATTGCTACGCCGATATTCCCCAACGCCTGGAAGCGGCCCCGGTCGCGCCGGTTGAGAAGAAAGGACTGTTCTGA
- a CDS encoding TIGR03751 family conjugal transfer lipoprotein has product MKQHFLPLLCLTVLLAGCSTTKDEMLPPGDSTMLELWQNKGSSARTATEARSTLRRGLTDDDSAARQAIEESYTRTAENEIQQVFPRLPNPDMVIYIYPHMAGNEPAPVPGYSSVFPFYSRVQYALPGERTEAL; this is encoded by the coding sequence ATGAAACAGCACTTTTTACCTTTATTGTGCCTGACCGTGTTGCTGGCTGGCTGCAGTACCACCAAAGATGAAATGCTGCCACCGGGGGATTCTACCATGCTGGAGCTGTGGCAAAACAAAGGCTCGTCGGCACGGACGGCCACCGAGGCCCGCAGCACATTACGCCGGGGATTGACCGATGACGACAGCGCTGCCCGTCAGGCCATCGAGGAGAGCTATACCCGGACGGCGGAAAACGAGATCCAGCAGGTGTTCCCGCGCCTGCCGAACCCCGATATGGTGATTTATATCTACCCGCACATGGCGGGAAATGAGCCCGCGCCGGTGCCGGGCTACAGCTCGGTATTCCCGTTTTACAGCCGGGTACAGTATGCGCTACCGGGTGAACGTACGGAGGCGCTGTAA